One Salvia miltiorrhiza cultivar Shanhuang (shh) chromosome 6, IMPLAD_Smil_shh, whole genome shotgun sequence genomic window, ATGCCCTCATCGACATTCCCGTACAACACGTATACCCTATTATCCGCCCCAACGGTCACGGCGCTGGCGTGCCCCTCCTCGAGGGCAGTTTCGTCAAACACCGCTCCCTGGCTCCAGCTGTCGTCGCTCTTGACGAAATACACCTTACGCTTCGACGCCACCAAAACGACGCCGTCCCTCCTAACGGCGATGCCCTCGGCCGCCGTCAGCTCCTTGTTCAGAATCACGCGCCTCGCCGAGCCGTCGTCGGTGAAGACTTTGAACAGCTTCCCAGTGCTCGACTGAGTCACCAGCAGATAGCCTTTGGTGTCGTAAACGACGCCGTTGAGCCCGCCCGCGGCGGCCTCGGATTTGAAGTGCTTGGATCTGGACAGTATCGACGCCTCGCCTTGCTCGCTCACTTTGAAGATCGCGTCGTTCGCGGAGTCGGTGACGTAGGCGTCGCCGGAGTAATCGACGGCGACGTCGCTTGCGGCGACGGCGGATGGGAGGAGGTTATCGAGCGGGGTGAGGAAGAGCTGGCGGAAGGTGCGGAGGTCGTAGCAGGCCAGGGCGGAGAAGGGAGGGGAGAGGCGGCGGACGACGGCgaggaggcggcggtggcgggGATCCAGCGAGATTCCGACGAAGGAGGAGTCCGCGGGGAGCGAGGCGTCGGAGAGGAGTGAGGAGACGACGCCGGCGTCGGAGACGGAGATGATCTGGCGGTGGCGGAGGGAGCCGACGACGAAGTGATCGGATTTGGGGTCCCAGGCGAAGGACTGCGGATAGAGATTCGGCCATCGGAAATTGATGGCGTGGGGGTTGCCGCAGCGGATTGGAGCGGCGAAAAATAGTAGGAGATGGATTACTATCAATTGTTTCAACATGTTTAGGAATTATGGATTCTGCGGTTAGGGTTTGGATCTAAATCTAATGCTTGAATTCGGATGTTGTGTTGACGTTCCGATTAACTCAGGAATTTTTAAATCAAgattccaaaaagaaaataaatagtaattcacggataagatattttcttttaataatattttgctattttcttttctttatgcTTCAATTTACtctattatactccctccgtcccaataatcttgtcccactttcctttttggtttgtcccatttcatttttaggaaaattttagggactaattaatttctaattaaacactatcttaattaagggtaaatatcatgaaaacagaaaacccctgaactatactcattttatcaaaaataccctgaaactttcgaaatgttctctaaaccctcaaactatcaggtttttatcaaatatatcctgcatttatttttcagttaccaaaaacgtgatgtggctcgccagataccacagtgtaatttatattctatttttttaaaatggcatggaaaaaacgacttcgtttcgtaccatattctaccGCGTTTATCcttaattctaggttattagtatgaatttcaaacacaatagaagtcaattttaaatttcagagtgaatttttttaaaataatatggtacgaaatgacgtcgtttttttaaattacattgtggtatccggcgagccacatcacgtctTTGGTGATCGGAAAataaatgcgggatatatttgataaaaatctgatagtttgagggtttagagaacattttgaaagtttcagggtatttttgataaagcgggtatacttcaggggtttttatgatatttaccccTTAATTAATCCCCCTCCCCCTTCTAAATCAACCTACTCggctatctctctctctctctctctcttctctctacCACCTCCCTTCTTCCCCCTCTCTGAattcggctctctctctctctctctctctctctctctctaccacctttagggatgacaatctacccgcgggtaacaGATATCCACGAAAAtccgaacctattagggtgggtttgagaggcatttgatatccacggataatTTCGTGGTTgtaattcactatccatttagttcgtgagtATGGATTTGGATACTTattatccatacccgcgaaacccgattacccgcgaaaaatatccATCCATTACCTGTCATATATCCGTGAAatacccacaaaatatatttaaaatatggaCTTTGCATTTACATATTAGATATGGGCCACCACattttagatttaaaatatatttgaactatgttatttgtattgatttttttttttttgtattaaatttgttataaatttatatttaaattctattttgcGGTTATCCGACGGAtagcgggtgacggatacccgccggatagcgggttcgcggatacccgacgcgtagcgggtatccgcgggtagcgggtttggataccatttgatatccatggatagtttcgtggttaaaaatcactatccatttagttcgtgggtatgggtatgaatagtcactatccgtacccgtcgtacccgattgccatccctaaccACCTCCCTTCTTCCCCCTCTCTGAATTCGCTCCATCGGCGCCGCACGCTCCCTCCACCTCTACTTTGCCGGCGTCGcctctctcttccccctctgtaaatccgCTGCCCTCTCCCCCCTCTATAACTTCACAAGTTCCGCATCTCCCTTCACCTCTGTTCTATCGGCGCCTTCTCCctcttccccctctgtaaattCGCTCCCCTCTTCCCTCTCTGTAACTTCACAGGCGTCGCCTCCCCCTTTACCCCTCTGTTCCGCCGGTACCGTCTCCCCCCTTCCCTCTTTGTAAATCTCACCTCTGCCCTCTCGCATCTCCCCGAAATTTGCTGAGTATATCTGCGTTCTAGGGTTTATTGGGTTTATTGTATGTATTTGATACGTATAATTTAACGTGGTTGTTTCTACTTTGTGCTCTTGATTTCGTTTTGTAGTTGGGTGAATTTTGCATTCGCAGAATTTTGTTGAAGAAAAATTAGGGGGCTGAGGGTTTCGTGGAATTGTTGAAAGATGAGAACTTGGGGCTGAACTAGGGGGAGAGATGAGGCAGCGAAGAGGAGAGAAATCAGGCGAAGAGGTGGGGCTGTCGGACTAGGTCTTGCACACAGGTGTGGCTCCGCCTACTGTTGCCGTCTCCGGAGTTAAACATGGTGTCGCCGGCGGCGCGGCGTCTGCATTGTGTATGATGAGGGAGAGagtgccgagagagagagacatgtTTGGGGAGGGAGTTAAACTAtacttattttttcttaaacatGTGAGACCTTCTATTTTACAACACTAATTTTACACTcattaatctccgtgcccaaaagaaaggggacaacattattgggacggagggagtacaatctagcccgaaacccgtgggctggcccgattaacccgccACCCGAGAGGGTTatggttgaatattttcaactcgataaaagttacaacccgattagcccgtaaccgaatagcccggCACCCGATAGGGCCGGCCcaactaacccgatgggctagcccgaaacccgaatacttaatattaaatatttagatgctttgcttctatgaattcaaactattgttggatattttattatttttttgttaacaAAGTtggaacattttattgttaccaacttattttatatgttatgcaatcttgatatttttttcaatatcttatatttttgcatttcatgcttgctatataatttatatctttgatttctatgtatattttatacattagaGCATTCTCATTGGTGTTGCATGATAacttacatgatagcttactttatgagggggccacatggtgtaaagaggctgcattggggttacatgatagcttacatgatagttttagttttgatttttccatttttcatttaagtttaatttcataaatttaaatcacacaatttacttcaaatttaaattgcattaattttgaaatcctaaaaattacataaaacttaataaaataaaaacaaatcctacaaataactattccggccctagaggtccgaaacgtgcccaaacatgctccatcaaatcatattggAGCCCGACGTGCaactgcctatctcggagaagggTATCTCTTTACACATATTCCTCGAATAAAACTGGGGTTGCTCgaccactctccgtcgagtcactgctagacgccctatgtcccgcgtcgtcatctctccaattggttgctccttcacttcgtgctccacaatcatgttgtggagaatgatgcaacacagcaTGATGTCCCGGGGGTGCTCCAGGTACCAATTCCGCGCGGGACTGCGAATGATttcccaccgagcttgaaggactccaaaggcacgttcgacatcctttcatgctga contains:
- the LOC130989418 gene encoding uncharacterized protein LOC130989418, producing MLKQLIVIHLLLFFAAPIRCGNPHAINFRWPNLYPQSFAWDPKSDHFVVGSLRHRQIISVSDAGVVSSLLSDASLPADSSFVGISLDPRHRRLLAVVRRLSPPFSALACYDLRTFRQLFLTPLDNLLPSAVAASDVAVDYSGDAYVTDSANDAIFKVSEQGEASILSRSKHFKSEAAAGGLNGVVYDTKGYLLVTQSSTGKLFKVFTDDGSARRVILNKELTAAEGIAVRRDGVVLVASKRKVYFVKSDDSWSQGAVFDETALEEGHASAVTVGADNRVYVLYGNVDEGMMGNSEREEFAIVQVESEAEGKEENVWIFVLIGLGFAYFLFWRFQMRQLVQNMDKKHA